A single window of Gossypium arboreum isolate Shixiya-1 chromosome 13, ASM2569848v2, whole genome shotgun sequence DNA harbors:
- the LOC128286950 gene encoding LOW QUALITY PROTEIN: uncharacterized protein LOC128286950 (The sequence of the model RefSeq protein was modified relative to this genomic sequence to represent the inferred CDS: deleted 2 bases in 1 codon; substituted 1 base at 1 genomic stop codon), with the protein MASFNCFVLAFVMALSFASIDVMVAARHLLRLPQLPPMPTLPTTTLPPLPSIPNLPQPSIPALPRAGALPPLPTMPGLPTLKXTKATLPPLPSMPTIPTAIPSIPFLSPPPSPSTP; encoded by the exons ATGGCATCTTTCAATTGCTTTGTTTTAGCATTCGTGATGGCTTTGTCATTTGCAAGCATTGATGTTATGGTAGCAGCTCGTCACCTTCTGCGGCTACCTCAATTGCCTCCAATGCCAACTTTGCCTACAACCACACTCCCCCCACTGCCATCTATCCCTAATCTCCCACAGCCATCCATACCAGCATTGCCAAGGGCTGGAGCGCTTCCTCCACTTCCTACCATGCCTGGGTTGCCTACATTG AAGTGAACCAAGGCCACACTGCCTCCTCTGCCAAGTATGCCCACAATCCCAACTGCAATCCCCTCTATTCCTTTCCTTTCTCCCCCACCTTCTCCTTCTACTCCTTGA